One genomic window of Xanthobacter dioxanivorans includes the following:
- a CDS encoding GntR family transcriptional regulator encodes MEHKTASADARDDGMAEASGLDARMVRIVRQTLADQVYGDLKELLLAGRAAPGERFTLRGLAGAIGTSAMPVREAVSRLVTENALEVLPNRAVRVPLMSRARFTELRLIRVSLEGLAVTVAATAATDEEIAEVARFERLFAAERDKKRPDGAAAMRHNKDLHFALYRAAHLPTLMQMIEGLWLQIGPVLNLDFRAGPERVREGEAHIHHAALIGALRARDPEAARAALVTDIWSAGDFILSRGVLPD; translated from the coding sequence ATGGAACACAAGACAGCATCTGCGGACGCGCGGGACGACGGGATGGCGGAGGCCTCCGGGCTCGACGCCCGCATGGTCCGCATCGTGCGCCAGACGCTGGCGGACCAGGTCTATGGCGACCTGAAGGAGCTGCTACTGGCGGGCCGCGCCGCCCCCGGCGAGCGCTTCACCCTGCGCGGCCTCGCCGGCGCCATCGGCACCAGCGCCATGCCGGTGCGCGAGGCGGTCTCGCGCCTCGTCACCGAGAACGCGCTGGAGGTGCTGCCCAACCGCGCGGTGCGCGTGCCGCTGATGTCCCGCGCCCGGTTCACCGAGCTGCGCCTCATCCGCGTGAGCCTGGAGGGGCTCGCCGTCACCGTCGCCGCGACCGCCGCCACCGACGAGGAGATCGCCGAGGTGGCGCGGTTCGAGCGCCTGTTCGCCGCCGAGCGGGACAAGAAGCGGCCCGACGGCGCCGCCGCCATGCGCCACAACAAGGACCTGCATTTCGCCCTGTACCGTGCCGCGCACCTGCCCACCCTCATGCAGATGATCGAAGGCCTGTGGCTGCAGATCGGGCCGGTGCTGAACCTCGACTTCCGCGCCGGCCCCGAGCGCGTGCGCGAGGGCGAGGCGCACATCCACCACGCCGCCCTCATCGGCGCCCTCAGGGCCCGCGACCCGGAGGCGGCCCG